From the Colletotrichum lupini chromosome 10, complete sequence genome, one window contains:
- a CDS encoding cytochrome P450, with protein MATIEELSGHIWNPLLLFFTALFIYLGSLSYRSWNRLRHIPGPPGAALSKWWMLRNTLGGQMHLALKRACDDYGNIKGKRPVCFDRLLTGNFALGPVVRIGPNDLVTNDSEILRRMWAVRSPYRKGAFYEAVRFDPTRDNLISMRDDHEHNELRAKMAIGYSGKENEGFETTIDSQIQAFIRLIEERYVSTTGAFRPMDLCQKVQYLTLDIITSLAFGYHFGYVEQDADVHQYIKMTEQSMPVMMTLSLFPHLAKLLQSPLFRQAMPSEHDRVGFGKFIAVAKKVVAERLMSDKTAKRRDMLGSFLAHGLTREEAEGETLVQIMAGSDTTATAIRTTMLYLMTSPSCYSKLAKEVREAANVGTISSPVTNREAGGLQYLQAVIKEGLRVFPPVTGLMSTTVPAGGDFMHGMSIPEGTDIGWTAFGVLRSKAVYGPDADVFRPERWLEAGEDELKAMTAQWELVFKYGKWQCLGKTVALMELNKVFVELLRRFDFALIDPAKSWSSFSAGIFIQSDLWVRVQKLG; from the exons ATGGCGACCATCGAGGAGCTCTCGGGCCACATCTGGAACCCGCTTCTGCTGTTCTTTACGGCCCTTTTCATTTATCTGGGGTCCTTGAGCTACCGTTCATGGAACCGTCTCAGACACATCCCCGGACCACCAGGTGCCGCCTTGAGCAAGTGGTGGATGCTACGTAACACACTAGGTGGGCAGATGCATCTCGCTCTCAAGCGAGCCTGTGATGACTATG GCAACATCAAGGGCAAACGGCCTGTTTGTTTCGACAGGCTGCTGACAGGGAACTTTGCTTTAGGCCCGGTCGTCCGCATCGGACCCAACGACTTGGTAACCAATGACTCGGAAATCCTTCGCCGCATGTGGGCGGTTCGCTCGCCATACCGCAAGGGCGCCTTCTACGAGGCCGTTCGCTTCGACCCCACGAGGGACAACCTCATCTCCATGAGAGATGACCACGAGCACAACGAGCTGCGCGCCAAGATGGCCATTGGC TATTCGGGTAAGGAGAATGAAGGTTTCGAAACCACCATCGACAGTCAGATACAGGCCTTTATCAGACTCATCGAGGAGCGATACGTGTCGACCACTGGTGCCTTTCGCCCGATGGACCTTTGCCAAAAGGTTCAATACCTCACGCTGGATATCATCACCTCCCTTGCATTTGGCTACCACTTCGGGTACGTCGAGCAAGATGCCGACGTTCATCAGTACATCAAGATGACTGAGCAGAGCATGCCCGTCATGATGACGCTCTCGTTATTCCCGCACCTGGCCAAGCTGCTGCAGTCGCCCCTATTCCGCCAAGCCATGCCCTCGGAGCATGACCGCGTGGGGTTTGGCAAGTTCATCGC TGTTGCTAAAAAGGTCGTGGCAGAGAGGCTCATGTCGGACAAGACGGCCAAGCGGCGAGACATGCTTGGATCATTCCTCGCACACGGACTAACTCGAGAGGAGGCCGAAGGCGAGACATTGGTCCAGATCATGGCCGGGTCCGACACCACGGCGACCGCCATTCGAACGACCATGCTCTATCTGATGACGTCCCCCTCATGCTACTCCAAGCTCGCCAAGGAGGTGCGGGAGGCGGCCAACGTGGGCACAATCTCATCTCCCGTGACCAACCGCGAGGCGGGCGGCCTTCAGTACCTGCAGGCGGTCATCAAAGAAGGTTTGCGGGTGTTCCCTCCCGTCACCGGTCTCATGTCGACGACGGTGCCCGCGGGCGGCGACTTCATGCACGGCATGAGCATCCCCGAAGGCACCGACATTGGCTGGACAGCGTTTGGCGTGCTACGCTCCAAGGCAGTGTACGGCCCGGACGCCGACGTGTTTCGGCCTGAACGGTGGCTCGAGGCCGGCGAGGACGAGCTGAAGGCAATGACGGCGCAGTGGGAACTCGTCTTCAAGTACGGAAAGTGGCAGTGTCTCGGCAAGACGGTTGCTCTCATGGAGTTGAACAAGGTCTTTGTGGAG CTTCTTCGCCGTTTTGACTTTGCCCTGATTGACCCCGCCAAGTCGTGGAGCTCATTCTCGGCCGGCATATTCATCCAGTCCGACCTCTGGGTGAGAGTTCAGAAGCTCGGCTAG
- a CDS encoding methyltransferase domain-containing protein, with product MTERVPDAMHQIDIVFPHGTNVDLEPDEVSTRERGLRQSEAWPSSTASLRSSIVRAREENGRIYHGYKDGKYVLPTDQEELDRQGEAHPEAEVVGVDLSPVQPGFTPPNVHYEIDDLEEEWSFSRKFDYVHSNEVSSNLNPGGWFEIQDIDFPMRCDDETIPPDCDLGRWNELMMEAGQRSGFLLDTCGRAAEMMASVGFVDIVRIQFKWPINQWPRDVKHKTLGVWTEANFSVGLESMTLALFTRFMGWRKEEVWDFSANVIAEWRDASGGLIRKRADTNAVRPSPSPVAAA from the exons ATGACCGAAAGAGTGCCTGATGCGATGCATCAGATAGACATTGTTTTCCCGCACGGGACAAACGTTGATCTGGAACCAGATGAGGTCAGCACTCGGGAAAGGGGTCT ACGGCAGTCCGAGGCATGGCCATCCTCGACAGCATCACTCCGATCAAGCATTGTACGGGCACGTGAGGAGAACGGACGAATCTATCACGGATACAAGGACGGGAAATATGTCTTGCCCACTGATCAG GAAGAACTCGATCGACAAG GCGAGGCACACCCAGAAGCCGAAGTTGTCGGCGTAGATCTCTCGCCCGTCCAGCCTGGCTT CACACCGCCAAACGTGCATTACGAAATCGACGACCTCGAGGAGGAGTGGAGCTTTTCTAGAAAGTTTGACTATGTTCACT CTAACGAGGTCTCGAGCAACCTAAACCCCGGGGGTTGGTTTGAGATCCAGGATATCGACTTCCCCATGAGGTGTGACGATGAAACAATCCCGCCAGACTGCGACCTCGGCAGATGGAACGAGCTGATGATGGAGGCCGGCCAAAGGTCGGGCTTCCTCCTGGATACCTGCGGCAGGGCGGCCGAGATGATGGCGAGCGTTGGATTCGTCGATATTGTGCGGATCCAGTTCAAGTGGCCAATCAACCAGTGGCCGCGCGACGTCAAGCACAAGACCCTGGGCGTCTGGACAGAAGCCAACTTCAGTGTCGGGCTCGAGTCCATGACGTTGGCCCTCTTCACCCGCTTCATGGGTTGGAGGAAGGAGGAGGTCTGGGACTTTAGCGCCAATGTCATTGCAGAGTGGCGTGAT GCGAGTGGTGGCTTGATCAGGAAGCGTGCCGACACGAATGCTGTCAGAC CCTCGCCGTCGCCTGTCGCGGCTGCATGA
- a CDS encoding methyltransferase domain-containing protein: protein MRHHIIQQASSDRGVVGSYRILTDTLEITLTLSHHQRATSDAVNRLTRAVSEPIEPAPPNMLDEDEDFEGSDYGGSDYGESLASSGFTSLASRVMKHSNEGGRRYQSFLQGIYPLPNDETEQFREEMKHQLVKRLLDENDYLAPIGDHPQKIMDIGTGTGLWAVDIADKFPSAHVIGVDISPIQNCYAPQNVDWRIDDIEETWSPLYANLDFVHMRSVCVTLRQPVKVIHSAYQNLKPGGWIEFQDAGVRIGCDDNTLPPDYAPAKFMDRFISTFKTHYGWDLEFPNVLPDILREAGFVNIRYRFFKLPIGPWAKDRQQREIGLFLSKDVLWQLVRAVLVKWAQLGLTKQEADTMEQDIRKAFHDTRIHGYLPWISVWAQKPPT, encoded by the exons ATGCGCCACCACATAATCCAGCAGGCTTCATCAGACCGTGGTGTTGTTGGCTCATACCGGATACTCACCGATACTTTAGAAATCACACTTACCCTATCTCACCACCAAAGGGCCACCTCAGACGCGGTGAACCGTCTCACGCGAGCGGT CAGCGAGCCCATAGAGCCTGCTCCACCAAACATGTtggacgaggacgaagacTTTGAGGGGTCGGACTACGGAGGATCAGACTATGGAGAATCCCTCGCCTCTTCGGGCTTCACCTCGCTCGCTTCCCGTGTGATGAAGCACTCAAACGAGGGTGGAAG ACGCTATCAATCCTTCCTGCAAGGCATCTACCCTCTTCCGAATGATGAGACGGAGCAGTTCCGCGAAGAGATGAAGCACCAGCTTGTAAAACGCCTCCTTGATGAGAACGACTACCTGGCACCAATTGGTGACCACCCGCAAAAGATCATGGATATCGGCACCGGCACCGGTCTCTGGGCCGTTGACA TCGCGGACAAATTCCCTAGCGCACACGTCATCGGCGTCGACATATCGCCTATTCAAAACTGTTACGCGCCGCAGAACGTTGACTGGAGAATCGACGACATTGAAGAGACCTGGTCGCCGCTGTACGCCAACTTGGACTTTGTCCACATGCGCTCCGTCTGTGTGACGCTTCGACAGCCAGTCAAGGTCATCCACTCGGCGTACCA AAACCTCAAACCAGGCGGCTGGATCGAGTTCCAAGACGCCGGCGTCAGAATCGGGTGCGACGACAACACCCTACCCCCAGACTACGCGCCCGCCAAATTCATGGACAGGTTCATCAGCACCTTCAAGACGCACTACGGCTGGGACCTCGAGTTCCCCAACGTCCTGCCCGACATCCTGCGCGAGGCCGGCTTCGTCAACATCCGCTACCGCTTCTTCAAGCTGCCCATCGGGCCCTGGGCCAAGGACCGCCAACAGCGCGAGATCGGCCTGTTCCTCAGCAAGGACGTGCTGTGGCAGCTCGTCCGCGCCGTGCTCGTCAAGTGGGCGCAGCTCGGGCTAACCAAGCAGGAAGCCGATACCATGGAACAGGACATCCGGAAAGCGTTCCACGACACACGCATACATGGATATCTCCCGTGGATCTCCGTCTGGGCTCAGAAGCCGCCCACCTGA
- a CDS encoding CDC45-like protein — MYLPRSLISKLYTHLQNTRHPLSPPVLVLVALEPDSLCACRILTRLLKHDYIPHKIQPVSGYADLERAGRDLVQPMMEPQGGSGGVVVCLGLGGMVDLGSLLGLEPEGEEVTFGGVEVWVMDSHRPWNLGNVFGGFPLEPAVEEGASLQSRCPPGVMAGRIDRAYKPGKGGIVVFDDGDIEDDLAAEKEAYLALLDMPEIDDDGEDLDDLDDDDDDAEDEDLFEEPAHAGQKRKSWSDRDEEDESSDTDDRPHQRRRSNSSSSIPSSPRRPAHRGLVSLRDAGMVLSSDPLEPPSAAQPPPAPSARVLRRRLLRLRREKETVLRKYYKIGASFSEPISSMMYSLASELGRDDNDLLWLAIVGVTSMELYGRSSAGIAVPVRNSDRGQGNGWMGVRGARIRQLLRDEVRRLNPPEVVRGRPSAAENSGIIPTTARSPEDTSIRLSPEPKFLLIRHWSLYDSMLHSPYLFARLKTWSDTGLKRLHKLLAKMGVSLVQCKQSYTHMDMMLKRELRTKLLKYASLYNLDDMVPSVDTDGRDRAGAKDGWGFVRSWGWRATLSAQDVGVVIGALLEVGKHNDVAELTQAPKDQFEDVDDEEVVAAQGEEWVARFWEAYDALEDIDALKAGLPTAQFLHRAIYRTGTSLINKKQIKHLRAFRMCVVKEGPDVPVFGHPAALTKLALWVGEALVEQEKDTTGRLSHGGRGTPLVVASLNDKRGVYLVVGTGGGGGPDTTFLDREAAKKRQAAKGEKANQREESRRNKQKIREEKRAARRAAGDDDADFDELDTESEASDGSDSEDEEEEEDAKEKGYGLNRFGSAFQEVVAETNARVRIDSFEHCVVEVKKEDLGGFLESLSMKAVVG; from the exons ATGTATCTTCCACGGTCTCTGATATCCAAACTATACACCCACCTCCAGAACACGCGACACCCGCTGTCCCCTCCCGTACTCGTTCTCGTCGCCCTCGAACCCGATTCCCTATGCGCATGTCGAATCCTGACTCGCCTGTTGAAGCACGACTATATCCCCCACAAGATCCAGCCCGTCTCCGGATATGCCGACCTCGAACGCGCCGGCCGGGACTTGGTCCAGCCCATGATGGAACCGCAAGGAGGGAGTGGAGGCGTTGTTGTGTGCCTCGGTCTCGGCGGCATGGTTGATCTTGGAAGCCTGCTGGGACTGGAACCCGAGGGAGAGGAGGTGACCTTTGGCGGCGTCGAGGTCTGGGTCATGGACTCGCACCGTCCGTGGAACTTGGGCAACGTATTTGGTGGCTTCCCACTGGAACCGGCCGTCGAGGAAGGTGCCTCGCTCCAGTCCAGGTGTCCGCCAGGCGTGATGGCTGGTCGGATTGATCGCGCCTACAAGCCAGGCAAGGGGGGCATCGTTGTGTTTGACGATGGCGACATTGAGGATGACCTTGCCGCGGAAAAGGAAGCCTATCTGGCATTGCTTGATATGCCCGAAATCGATGACGACGGCGAGGACCTGGACGACTtggacgacgatgacgatgatgcCGAGGACGAGGATCTTTTTGAAGAGCCAGCACACGCTGGCCAGAAGCGGAAAAGCTGGTCGGACCGAGACGAGGAGGACGAGTCCAGTGACACAGACGATAGGCCGCACCAGCGGAGGAGAAGCAATTCT TCTTCCTCGATCCCCTCATCTCCACGACGGCCAGCTCACAGAGGGCTCGTATCTCTACGAGACGCAGGCATGGTTCTCTCGAGCGATCCCCTGGAACCTCCATCAGCTGCTCAACCACCGCCCGCGCCATCTGCCAGGGTCCTGCGGCGACGTCTTTTGCGCCTGCGGAGAGAAAAGGAGACCGTTCTCCGCAAATACTACAAGATCGGTGCTTCCTTCTCCGAGCCGATATCCTCCATGATGTACTCTCTCGCGTCGGAGCTCGGCCGGGACGACAACGACCTCTTGTGGCTCGCCATCGTTGGTGTCACGTCTATGGAGCTGTACGGAAGGTCATCTGCAGGCATCGCGGTGCCCGTCCGCAACTCGGACCGGGGACAAGGAAACGGGTGGATGGGTGTCCGCGGCGCACGTATCCGCCAGCTGCTGAGAGACGAGGTTCGACGCCTGAATCCGCCCGAAGTCGTCCGCGGCCGTCCGTCTGCTGCTGAGAACTCTGGCATCATCCCCACAACGGCCCGGAGCCCCGAAGACACAAGCATCAGGCTGTCGCCAGAGCCCAAGTTTCTCCTCATCAGACACTGGAGTCTGTACGACAGCATGCTGCACTCGCCGTACCTCTTTGCCCGGCTCAAGACGTGGAGCGACACGGGTCTGAAGAGGCTCCACAAGCTCCTGGCCAAGATGGGCGTCAGTCTGGTTCAGTGCAAGCAGAGCTACACGCACATGGACATGATGTTGAAGAGAGAGCTCCGGACAAAGCTGCTCAAATATGCTTCTCTTTACAACTTGGACGACATGGTCCCTTCAGTCGACACGGACGGGAGAGACCGCGCTGGCGCAAAGGACGGCTGGGGCTTTGTCCGCAGCTGGGGCTGGCGGGCGACTCTGAGCGCACAAGACGTGGGCGTCGTTATTGGTGCTCTGTTGGAGGTGGGCAAGCACAACGACGTCGCCGAGCTCACGCAAGCACCGAAAGACCAGTTTGAGGATGTGGACGACGAGGAGGTTGTTGCTGCGCAAGGAGAGGAGTGGGTTGCGCGTTTCTGGGAAGCATACGACGCTTTGGAAGA CATCGATGCTCTCAAAGCAGGACTGCCAACTGCCCAGTTTCTCCACCGCGCAATCTACCGCACCGGCACATCACTCATCAACAAGAAACAAATCAAGCACCTCAGGGCGTTCCGCATGTGCGTGGTCAAGGAAGGCCCCGACGTGCCTGTCTTTGGCCACCCGGCCGCGCTCACCAAGCTCGCTCTCTGGGTTGGCGAGGCCCTCGTCGAGCAGGAAAAGGATACCACGGGTCGTCTCTCCCATGGTGGACGCGGCACGCCCCTCGTCGTCGCCAGCCTCAACGACAAGCGCGGCGTTTACCTCGTTGTCGgcaccggcggcggcggcggcccgGATACCACTTTCCTCGATCGCGAGGCTGCCAAGAAGCGGCAGGCGGCCAAGGGCGAGAAGGCCAACCAGCGGGAAGAGTCACGGCGTAACAAGCAAAAGATCCGCGAGGAGAAGCGCGCGGCGCGTCGGGCGGCGGGAGATGACGATGCAGACTTTGACGAGCTCGATACCGAGTCGGAGGCGTCTGACGGCTCGGACTCGgaggacgaggaagaggaggaggacgccAAGGAGAAGGGCTACGGCCTCAACCGCTTCGGATCGGCGTTCCAGGAGGTGGTGGCGGAGACCAATGCCCGGGTACGGATAGACAGCTTCGAGCACTGCGTAGTGGAGGTCAAGAAGGAGGATCTGGGAGGGTTCCTGGAGAGTCTGAGCATGAAGGCCGTTGTCGGGTAA
- a CDS encoding hemerythrin HHE cation binding domain-containingprotein, with product MSSKKPWADRPFKLISSTRAGTKKGAKTAGVNRMAEEMTIIHNLILRIINTVYLQCINVEKSPNDVQDFVSYAIEWSKMVEEHHETEETEVFPEIEQLAGVPGLMRANVAQHEAFHNGLHAYMGYLDKVQKGEEAYSGGKLKGIIDSFMPVLREHLSDEIDSLLKLNEYDRNWDEWYEKLMKKLLGRMGDPKLKVSTLLHHL from the exons ATGTCTAGCAAGAAGCCTTGGGCCGATAGGCCGTTTAAGCTCATTAGTAGCACCCGTGCGGGAACCAAG AAAGGGGCCAAGACGGCAGGTGTGAACCGCATGGCTGAGGAAATGACCATCATTCACAATCTCATCCTCCGGATCATCAACACTGTCTACTTGCAGTGCATCAACGTGGAGAAGTCCCCCAACGACGTCCAGGACTTTGTGTCATACGCGATAGAATGGAGCAAGATGGTGGAGGAGCACCACGAGACGGAAGAGACGGAGGTGTTCCCCGAGATTGAACAGCTGGCCGGCGTGCCGGGGCTGATGCGGGCCAACGTCGCGCAGCACGAAGCTTTCCACAACGGCCTGCACGCGTACATGGGCTACTTGGACAAGGTCCAAAAGGGCGAAGAGGCGTACAGCGGAGGGAAGCTCAAAGGCATCATCGACTCGTTCATGCCCGTCCTGCGGGAGCATCTCAGCGATGAGATTGACTCGCTGCTCAAGCTGAATGAGTACGACCGCAATTGGGATGAGTGGTATGAGAAGCTCATGAAGAAGCTGCTCGGCAGAATGGGTGATCCCAAGCTCAAGGTGAGTACGCTACTTCATCATCTCTAG
- a CDS encoding calcium-binding protein NCS-1, protein MGKSQSKLSQEQLAELQKSTHFDKKELQQWYKGFLKDCPSGMLTKEEFQKIYRQFFPFGDPSSFADYVFNVFDSDKSGSIDFKEFICALSVTSRGKMEDKLDWAFQLYDIDGDGKISYDEMLKIVEAIYKMVGSMVKLPEDEDTPEKRVRKIFRMMDKDENGSLDMEEFKEGSKRDETIVSALSLYDGLV, encoded by the exons ATGGGCAAATC TCAGTCCAAGCTCTCCCAGGAGCAGCTAGCTGAACTGCAGAAGTCCACCCATTTCGACAAGAAGGAGTTGCAGCAATGGTACAAGG GCTTCCTCAAGGATTGTCCCTCGGGCATGCTCACCAAAGAAGAGTTTCAGAAGATATATAGGCAATTCTTCCCCTTCGGTGATCCAAGTTCATTTGCAGATTATGTCTTCAACGTCTTCGACAGCGACAAGTCGGGTAGTATCGACTTCAAGGAGTTTATCTGCGCCCTCAGTGTTACCAGCCGAGGCAAGATGGAGGACAAACTCGACTGGGCTTTCCAGCTGTACGACATTGATGGGGACGGAAAGATCAGCTACGATGAGATGCTCAAGATCGTCGAGGCAATCTACAAGATG GTCGGCTCCATGGTTAAGCTCCCTGAAGACGAAGACACCCCCGAGAAGCGCGTACGGAAAATCTTCCGCATGATGGACAAGGACGAGAACGGCAGCCTGGACATGGAAGAGTTCAAGGAGGGAAGCAAACGTGACGAGACGATTGTGTCGGCACTGTCTCTCTACGACGGCCTGGTGTAG
- a CDS encoding AMP-binding enzyme codes for MAQVPPPKSKLDILPRMQAKGPFSVPSPGAEAKDGETLPRRLPQAVPDLITVPGSGKITTTFELVKQSAEKYGNARCLGSRKLVNTHRETKKVKKMVDGEEREVDKQWTYFELSPYEYITFHEYERLTLQLGSGLRKIGLTKADRLHLYAATSQHWLAMSHGAASQSMPVVTAYDTLGEEGLKYSMVATSAKAIFLDPHLLPTLGNVLQEAKDIRYVIWNNQHQIQQTHLEQLKSAHPEIQVMSFEELRKLGEENMVDPVPPATEDLCCIMYTSGSTGTPKGVPLKHKAVVAAGMSFPGTPFIGPGDGLLTYLPLAHILEFVFENACIYWGTTMGYGNPKTLSDNSVRNCAGDIREFKPSVMVGVPAVWETVKKGIIAKVNAGSALVKTLFWNALSAKQHMMSLGVPGTGVLDSVVFKKLKEATGGRLKLCMNGGGPIAKETQQFISMAIAPMIIGYGLTETTAMGCLTNPLEFSVNNMGAMPASIEIKLVDFAEAGYYATNKPNPQGEVWIRGPSVLEEYYQNPKETKEAITEDGWFKTGDIGEFDSQGHLKLIDRKKNLVKTLNGEYIALEKLESIYRAAAVVANICIYADANKAKPIAIIVPAEPALIKLAESIGVQGSNLEGLVHDKKLQSAVLKELQNAGRSGGLSGIEIIEGVVMSDEEWTPQNVSILDSYSQATANHSQDLVTAAQKLQRKKILEKYKSEVNKAYGSS; via the exons ATGGCTCAGGTCCCGCCTCCCAAGTCGAAGCTCGACATCCTGCCCAGGATGCAGGCAAAGGGGCCCTTCTCCGTTCCCTCTCCCGGCGCCGAAGCCAAGGACGGCGAGACTCTGCCCCGCCGACTTCCCCAGGCGGTCCCCGACCTCATCACCGTCCCCGGCAGCGGCAAGATCACAACTACCTTCGAGCTCGTCAAGCAGAGCGCCGAGAAGTACGGCAACGCCAGGTGCTTGGGCTCGCGCAAGCTGGTCAACACCCACCGAGAGACCAAGAAGGTGAAGAAGATGGTTGACGGCGAGGAGCGCGAGGTCGACAAGCAATGGACCTACTTTGAGCTGAGCCCCTACGAATACATCACCTTCCACGAGTACGAGCGCCTTACCCTCCAGCTCGGCTCCGGTCTGCGCAAGATTGGCTTGACCAAGGCCGATCGTCTGCACCTCTACGCCGCCACGAGCCAACACTGGCTGGCAATGTCTCATGGCGCTGCCTCTCAGTCCATGCCCGTGGTCACCGCCTACGACACCCTCGGCGAAGAGGGACTCAAGTACTCCATGGTGGCTACCTCCGCCAAGGCCATCTTCCTCGACCCCCACCTGCTGCCTACGCTGGGCAACGTTCTCCAGGAGGCAAAGGACATTCGCTACGTTATCTGGAACAACCAGCACCAGATCCAGCAGACACACCTCGAGCAGCTCAAGTCTGCCCACCCCGAGATCCAGGTCATGAGCTTCGAGGAGTTGCGAAAGCTCGGCGAGGAGAACATGGTCGACCCGGTCCCTCCCGCCACCGAGGACCTGTGCTGTATCATGTACACATCTGGCTCAACCGGAACCCCCAAGGGTGTTCCCCTCAAGCACAAGGCCGTTGTGGCCGCTGGTATGTCTTTCCCCGGAACT CCCTTCATTGGCCCCGGCGACGGTCTCCTGACCTACCTCCCGCTCGCCCACATCCTCGAGTTCGTCTTTGAGAACGCCTGCATCTACTGGGGCACAACCATGGGCTACGGCAACCCCAAGACCCTGTCCGACAACTCTGTCCGCAACTGCGCCGGTGACATTCGGGAGTTCAAGCCCTCCGTCATGGTTGGTGTCCCCGCGGTGTGGGAGACTGTCAAGAAGGGCATTATCGCCAAGGTCAACGCCGGCAGCGCCCTCGTCAAGACTTTGTTCTGGAACGCCCTGTCTGCCAAGCAGCACATGATGAGCCTTGGTGTTCCCGGCACCGGCGTGCTCGATTCCGTGGTCTTCAAGAAGCTCAAGGAGGCCACCGGTGGTCGTCTCAAGCTTTGCATGAACGGAGGTGGTCCCATTGCGAAGGAAACCCAGCAGTTCATTTCAATGGCCATCGCCCCAATGATTATCGGCTACGGTCTCACAGAGACCACGGCCATGGGCTGCCTGACGAACCCGTTGGAGTTCAGCGTCAACAACATGGGCGCGATGCCCGCGTCCATTGAGATCAAGCTGGTCGACTTTGCCGAGGCCGGCTACTACGCCACCAACAAGCCCAACCCTCAGGGTGAGGTTTGGATCCGTGGACCCTCCGTTCTGGAGGAGTACTACCAGAACCCCAAGGAGACCAAGGAGGCCATCACCGAGGATGGTTGGTTCAAGACTGGCGACATTGGCGAGTTTGACAGCCAAGGTCACCTGAAGCTGATTGACCGCAAGAAGAACCTGGTCAAGACTCTCAACGGCGAGTACATTGCGCTCGAGAAGCTCGAGTCCATCTACCGCGCTGCTGCTGTGGTTGCCAACATTTGCATCTACGCCGACGCCAACAAGGCCAAGCCCATTGCCATCATCGTGCCTGCTGAGCCGGCTCTGATCAAGCTCGCGGAGAGCATCGGCGTCCAGGGCAGCAATCTGGAGGGGCTGGTGCACGACAAGAAGCTGCAGAGCGCCGTCCTCAAGGAGCTGCAGAATGCCGGCCGCTCAGGTGGCCTTTCTGGCATTGAAATCATTGAGGGCGTTGTCATGTCCGACGAGGAGTGGACACCACAAAATGTGAGCATCCTTGATTCATATTCCCAAGCAACTGCTAACCATTCCCAGGACCTCGTCACGGCCGCACAGAAACTTCAGCGCAAAAAGATCCTCGAAAAGTACAAGTCCGAGGTGAACAAGGCCTACGGTTCGTCTTAA
- a CDS encoding 5-formyltetrahydrofolate cyclo-ligase — MASLVAAKNQLRSVMKDRLALIAHESINTQSRAVFETLKTFKPYVEAQRVSVFLSMSFGEIQTDQIVRHALSAGKHVYVPYLHKSPFPPGETPPRVMDMVRLRDIHDYESLQPDKWGIPSIDPETVHQRDRVLGEPGAESPDSSFLDLMLLPGVAFDVDDNSGSLRRLGHGKGFYDLFIRRYTAKYDGELSSPKRPVLLYGLALAEQFISRPSDGPIPVAQHDQPLHGLVLGNGKVKRPADSSHNK, encoded by the exons ATGGCTTCTCTAGTAGCTGCAAAGAACCAGCTGCGTTCTGTCATGAAGGACAGGCTCGCTCTCATTGCCCACGAATCCATCAACACTCAGA GCCGAGCAGTATTTGAGACGCTCAAGACCTTTAAACCATACGTGGAAGCACAGAGGGTCAGCGTCTTCCTCTCTATGTCCTTTGGCGAAATCCAGACAGACCAAATCGTGCGCCACGCTCTGTCAGCAGGAAAGCACGTCTACGTTCCGTACTTACACAAGTCGCCTTTCCCGCCTGGGGAGACGCCGCCCAGGGTCATGGACATGGTCCGTCTCCGCGACATCCACGACTACGAATCACTTCAACCTGACAAATGGGGCATCCCCAGCATTGACCCCGAGACGGTACACCAGAGAGATCGCGTCCTAGGCGAGCCTGGTGCCGAGTCCCCTGATTCCTCCTTCTTGGACCTGATGCTACTCCCCGGGGTCGCATTCGACGTCGACGATAACTCGGGCTCACTACGGCGCCTTGGACACGGAAAGGGCTTTTATGATCTTTTCATCCGCAGGTACACGGCAAAGTATGACGGGGAGCTGTCGTCTCCCAAGCGTCCTGTATTGCTCTACGGCCTGGCTCTCGCGGAGCAGTTCATCTCTCGACCCTCCGACGGACCTATTCCCGTGGCTCAGCATGACCAACCACTCCATGGTCTCGTTTTGGGCAACGGAAAGGTCAAGAGGCCGGCAGATAGTTCCCACAACAAATAG
- a CDS encoding LSM domain-containing protein, producing MTGRGGGGGRRVLLPPINFIFKLLQQHTTVQIWLYEQLSIRIEGKIRGFDEFMNLVIDDAVEVKQVTKTNPEEKRRPLGQILLKGDNVSLIQSLSS from the exons ATGACTGGACGTGGAGGCGGTGGCGGTCGCAGAGTCCTGCTTCCTCCCATCAACTTCATCTTCAAGCTCCTCCA GCAACACACCACGGTGCAAATCTGGCTGTACGAGCAGCTGTCAATCCGGATTGAGGGCAAGATTAGG GGTTTCGACGAGTTCATGAACCTCGTCATTGACGACGCAGTCGAGGTGAAGCAGGTGACCAAGACGAACCCCGAAGAGAAGAGGAGGCCGCTGG GACAAATATTGTTGAAGGGCGACAACGTGTCGCTGATCCAAAGTTTATCGAGCTAG